The following proteins come from a genomic window of Rhodoligotrophos sp. CJ14:
- a CDS encoding glycosyltransferase family 4 protein, which produces MVLPALGAGGSEGVVSFIANQWAERGWQVAVITMEAPGTPAYYPLSPKVELYQLGAPVARYGKLQAAWMSARRIRLLRRVFLQLEADVVISFLTRTNILSVLAASGTGIPVIVSERNNPEIQDFGPIWTRLRRHVYPRAFGLITMTKGAMDYFPPEQRQRSWVIPNQVNLPANLKLHRGGKVIAAVGRLVPQKGFDLLLEAFAQITLHHPDWSLVIWGEGPEREHLLAQRQALGLADRVHFPGVSERPGAWIETADVFVLSSRYEGWGIVLMEAMAAGLPVVSFDCRFGPRDMITHGEDGLLVPNGNVTALAATLSHLLRDETLRRKLGTSAAISAKRFSSETVMASWDEVIETALRSRQAH; this is translated from the coding sequence ATGGTCCTGCCGGCGCTCGGGGCCGGAGGCAGCGAGGGCGTGGTCAGCTTCATCGCCAATCAGTGGGCGGAACGCGGCTGGCAAGTGGCCGTGATCACCATGGAGGCCCCGGGAACGCCTGCCTATTATCCACTCTCGCCAAAGGTCGAGCTTTACCAACTCGGCGCGCCGGTTGCTCGTTATGGAAAGCTGCAGGCCGCCTGGATGAGCGCCCGACGTATCCGCCTCTTGCGCCGCGTGTTCCTCCAACTTGAGGCGGATGTCGTCATAAGCTTTCTCACGCGCACCAATATTCTCTCGGTCCTCGCCGCAAGCGGTACGGGCATTCCGGTCATCGTCTCGGAGCGCAACAATCCCGAGATCCAGGATTTCGGCCCGATCTGGACGAGGCTGCGCCGGCATGTCTATCCCCGTGCCTTCGGGCTGATCACCATGACCAAAGGCGCCATGGACTATTTTCCGCCGGAGCAGCGGCAACGCAGCTGGGTCATTCCCAACCAGGTCAATCTGCCCGCGAACCTGAAGCTCCATCGCGGTGGCAAGGTGATCGCAGCGGTCGGCCGGCTCGTGCCTCAGAAGGGGTTCGACCTCCTGCTGGAGGCCTTCGCGCAGATCACGCTCCATCATCCGGACTGGTCCTTGGTGATCTGGGGCGAAGGTCCGGAGCGGGAGCACTTGTTGGCCCAGCGGCAGGCGCTCGGGCTTGCGGACCGCGTCCACTTTCCCGGCGTCAGCGAGCGGCCGGGCGCCTGGATCGAGACGGCGGATGTGTTCGTCTTGTCGTCGCGCTATGAGGGCTGGGGCATCGTGCTGATGGAAGCGATGGCCGCAGGCCTGCCGGTCGTTTCCTTTGACTGCCGCTTCGGGCCACGGGATATGATCACCCACGGTGAAGACGGTTTGCTCGTGCCCAATGGCAATGTGACGGCCCTTGCCGCCACGCTCTCCCATCTGCTGCGCGATGAGACGCTCCGCCGCAAGCTCGGCACCAGTGCCGCCATCTCGGCCAAGAGGTTTTCCAGCGAGACGGTCATGGCCTCTTGGGACGAGGTGATCGAGACGGCCCTGCGCTCCCGCCAGGCTCACTAA